The following proteins come from a genomic window of Campylobacter concisus:
- the flgE gene encoding flagellar hook protein FlgE, protein MMRSLWSGVSGLQAHQIAMDVEGNNIANVNTYGYKYNRANFADILSQTPRVATAPQGQLGGQNAMQIGLGTTINSTTRIFSQGTLTSTDKQTDLALQGNGFFVVSPDGGTTRYYTRNGDFVRDKAGNFVNNSGYIVQGWTRDEETGTIDSTGPIKNIVIKEGLTTPARATTEVKIKGNLDSGNTIDQRSTPIYSLDSLAGGRDYNNDGILDPNEVHNENDVNNDQFYTNSRKEQSLTERGVDLGVTFDELGNGLALRDGQGIWVSYANAKTEKFTIGSKSPNNVGSLTNNGTAKKLNITLNDVNITGDVTNISDVAAAINAQYNKTGVRAEISEGNKLTLINRNNSGTTKETKNIHLTVNTGDELVAATIAMGVPLAEGPGLKNRDIITAYQYVYTSSQTTAVHEYNDAKERQITTTEDLRAAMQKDARSYVDYNGDGQIRVNSAVPNAIKKATEAHNTTPGTGGAAIADTTCQTAYNTAYNAAAGTLDQKHAAGIAALKKLADDLNDGTKITVNKLGQFQLENPSNEIADHALYMTTTGLTKPAQGTNNSAVNENVRLTTIMKALDGALSPGQALRASGKMMMSSHGSTAEIFDSLGSKHTVSIKWAKTGTTTDGGTEWSMIIQVPEPAKINYSGQGPDNVITGSARFNANGSLASFHPATITFSANNGSQSGQNISLNFGLGTDFNGLTSFDKDSSTESISQDGYTGGTLNGIKIDETGTIIGSFSNGQSFGLAKVALATFTNNEGLQSEGGNVFSQTANSGEAVIGAAGTGDKGTIAASKLEASNVDLSRALTDLIVIQRGFQANSKTITTSDEMLNTLLQLKQ, encoded by the coding sequence ATGATGAGATCACTTTGGTCTGGTGTTTCAGGCCTGCAAGCCCACCAGATAGCCATGGACGTAGAAGGCAATAATATCGCAAACGTCAATACTTATGGTTATAAATATAACCGTGCAAATTTTGCTGATATACTAAGCCAAACTCCAAGAGTCGCTACTGCTCCACAAGGTCAGCTAGGCGGTCAAAATGCTATGCAAATAGGTCTAGGAACGACTATAAACTCAACTACGAGAATTTTCTCACAAGGCACACTAACATCTACTGATAAGCAAACAGACCTTGCACTTCAAGGAAATGGTTTCTTCGTCGTATCTCCAGATGGTGGAACTACAAGATACTATACAAGAAATGGTGACTTTGTCCGTGATAAAGCGGGAAATTTTGTAAACAATAGTGGATATATAGTTCAAGGCTGGACGAGAGATGAAGAGACTGGCACCATCGACTCAACAGGTCCGATAAAAAATATTGTGATCAAAGAGGGTCTTACAACTCCGGCAAGAGCTACAACAGAAGTAAAGATAAAAGGCAACCTTGACTCAGGCAACACCATCGACCAAAGAAGCACTCCTATTTATTCACTAGATTCGCTTGCTGGTGGACGTGACTATAACAATGACGGAATTTTAGATCCAAACGAAGTCCATAACGAAAATGATGTAAATAACGATCAGTTTTATACAAACTCAAGAAAAGAGCAAAGCTTAACAGAGCGTGGTGTAGATCTTGGTGTTACATTTGATGAGCTTGGAAATGGCCTTGCTTTAAGAGATGGACAAGGCATCTGGGTAAGCTACGCAAATGCTAAAACTGAAAAATTTACTATAGGTAGTAAATCACCAAATAATGTTGGTTCACTTACTAATAATGGGACTGCAAAAAAATTAAATATAACATTAAATGATGTAAATATAACTGGAGATGTAACAAATATAAGCGATGTTGCAGCTGCTATCAACGCTCAGTATAATAAAACTGGCGTTAGAGCTGAAATTTCAGAAGGTAATAAACTAACACTTATAAATAGAAATAACTCAGGTACTACAAAAGAGACAAAAAATATTCACTTAACTGTCAATACTGGTGATGAATTAGTAGCAGCAACGATAGCAATGGGAGTACCTCTAGCAGAAGGTCCCGGTTTAAAAAATCGAGATATTATCACAGCTTATCAATATGTCTATACGAGCTCACAAACAACAGCAGTTCACGAATATAATGATGCGAAAGAAAGGCAAATAACTACAACAGAAGATCTTCGTGCTGCTATGCAAAAAGATGCAAGGAGTTACGTTGACTACAATGGAGACGGTCAAATAAGAGTAAACTCAGCTGTACCTAATGCTATAAAAAAAGCAACAGAAGCTCATAATACAACTCCGGGTACTGGTGGAGCAGCTATAGCTGATACAACATGCCAAACAGCTTATAACACTGCTTATAACGCTGCAGCTGGCACACTGGATCAAAAACACGCAGCTGGTATCGCAGCACTTAAAAAACTTGCTGATGATTTAAATGATGGCACAAAGATCACTGTAAATAAACTAGGTCAATTTCAACTAGAAAACCCATCAAATGAAATAGCGGATCATGCACTTTATATGACTACGACCGGACTTACAAAGCCAGCTCAAGGTACAAATAATTCAGCTGTAAATGAAAATGTTAGACTTACAACTATTATGAAAGCACTTGATGGTGCGTTAAGCCCTGGTCAAGCACTAAGAGCAAGTGGAAAGATGATGATGTCAAGCCACGGCTCAACGGCGGAAATTTTTGACTCACTTGGCTCAAAACACACAGTTAGTATAAAATGGGCAAAAACGGGTACTACAACAGATGGTGGTACAGAGTGGAGCATGATCATCCAAGTACCAGAGCCAGCTAAGATAAACTATTCAGGTCAGGGTCCAGATAACGTTATAACTGGCTCAGCTAGATTTAATGCAAATGGCTCACTTGCGAGTTTTCACCCAGCAACGATAACATTTTCAGCTAACAACGGCTCACAAAGTGGTCAAAACATTAGCTTAAATTTTGGTCTTGGAACTGATTTTAATGGCTTAACAAGCTTTGATAAAGACTCATCAACTGAGTCAATCTCACAAGATGGCTACACAGGTGGCACTCTAAATGGCATAAAAATAGATGAGACTGGAACGATAATAGGCTCATTTTCAAATGGCCAAAGCTTTGGCTTAGCTAAAGTAGCACTTGCTACCTTTACAAACAACGAAGGTCTTCAAAGCGAGGGCGGAAATGTCTTTTCACAAACCGCAAACTCAGGCGAAGCAGTTATCGGTGCAGCTGGCACAGGCGATAAGGGAACGATCGCAGCTTCAAAACTTGAAGCTAGTAACGTCGATCTAAGCCGTGCGCTAACAGATCTTATCGTCATCCAAAGAGGTTTCCAAGCAAACTCAAAAACGATCACAACAAGCGATGAGATGCTAAATACACTTCTTCAATTAAAACAATAA
- the thyX gene encoding FAD-dependent thymidylate synthase, with the protein MQATLLNHTPLNICSHAIRTCWQSFDKSDNGGEKDVELIDRVGNKFKHASTLEHLYYNFYIQGISRALLQELARHRLASLSVKSTRYTLKELKKEEKFEVGQFERAAKFIVLTNDELVDNASIKALENLREILASTTKSLDIVKYCLPECYKTELTWSINARSLQNFISLRSSKSALWEIRNLANAIFAALPDEHKFIFEKCLPDDESN; encoded by the coding sequence ATGCAAGCAACACTACTAAATCACACTCCACTAAATATTTGCTCTCACGCTATCCGCACATGCTGGCAAAGCTTTGATAAAAGCGACAACGGTGGCGAAAAAGATGTTGAGCTAATAGATAGAGTAGGCAATAAATTTAAACACGCCTCTACCTTAGAGCACCTATACTACAACTTCTACATCCAAGGTATCTCTCGTGCGCTGCTTCAAGAGCTAGCTCGTCACCGCTTGGCAAGTCTAAGCGTCAAATCAACTCGTTACACACTAAAAGAGCTAAAAAAAGAGGAAAAATTTGAAGTAGGGCAGTTTGAGCGTGCGGCTAAATTTATCGTACTAACAAATGATGAACTAGTCGATAACGCAAGCATAAAAGCGCTTGAAAATTTACGTGAAATTTTAGCCTCAACTACAAAAAGCCTTGATATAGTTAAATACTGCTTGCCAGAGTGCTACAAAACAGAGCTTACATGGAGTATAAACGCTAGAAGCTTGCAAAATTTTATCTCACTTCGTAGCTCAAAATCAGCCCTTTGGGAGATCAGAAATTTAGCAAATGCTATTTTTGCTGCCTTGCCTGATGAGCATAAATTTATATTTGAGAAGTGTTTGCCAGATGATGAGTCAAACTAA
- a CDS encoding DNA adenine methylase, producing MKPAKQENQAYLKEQILTYLGNKRSLLGFIERGVKYAKDELKKEKLSCCDLFSGSGVVARFLKQNSEFLVANDLELYSFITNSCYLQNATNELKNEINFWKKKLEKEIEDNLSEGFITRLYAPQDDKNITEGERVFYTRKNAIFIDTARRLIDELVPAEMKNFFIAPLLYNASVHANTSGIFKGFHKNKEGIGQFGGRGQNAISRITSDINLTRPIFSNFSVPFEVYQKDANLLAKELDGLDLVYLDPPYNQHPYGSNYFMLNLIASNTEPSKISKISGIAKDWNRSVFNKKSSASEAFFELIANLKSKFVLISFNSEGFINQDEFDKNLNKIGKVQLMRQKYNAYRGSRNLKARNIHVDELLYVLQK from the coding sequence TTGAAGCCAGCAAAACAAGAAAATCAAGCCTATTTAAAAGAGCAAATTTTAACCTATCTTGGCAACAAACGCTCGCTTTTAGGCTTTATCGAGCGAGGCGTAAAATACGCAAAAGACGAGCTTAAAAAAGAGAAGCTTAGCTGCTGCGACCTCTTTAGTGGAAGTGGCGTAGTGGCTAGGTTTTTAAAGCAAAATAGCGAATTTCTAGTTGCAAACGACTTGGAGCTTTATAGCTTCATCACAAACTCATGCTACCTGCAAAACGCCACAAACGAGCTAAAAAATGAGATAAATTTCTGGAAAAAAAAGCTTGAAAAAGAGATAGAAGATAATCTTTCTGAAGGCTTTATAACAAGGCTTTACGCCCCACAAGATGATAAAAATATTACCGAGGGTGAGAGGGTTTTTTATACTAGAAAAAATGCCATTTTTATTGATACAGCAAGAAGGCTCATAGATGAGTTAGTGCCAGCTGAAATGAAAAATTTCTTCATAGCTCCACTTCTTTATAATGCAAGCGTGCATGCAAATACAAGTGGAATTTTTAAAGGTTTTCATAAAAATAAAGAGGGCATTGGTCAGTTTGGTGGACGAGGACAAAATGCTATCTCAAGGATCACTTCTGATATAAATTTGACTAGGCCCATCTTTTCAAATTTTAGTGTGCCATTTGAGGTCTATCAAAAGGACGCAAATTTGCTCGCAAAAGAGCTTGACGGCCTTGATCTAGTCTATCTTGATCCGCCATATAACCAACACCCATACGGTTCAAACTACTTCATGCTAAATCTCATCGCAAGCAACACTGAGCCAAGTAAAATTTCAAAAATTTCAGGCATTGCAAAAGACTGGAACAGATCTGTTTTTAATAAAAAATCATCAGCAAGCGAGGCATTTTTCGAGCTGATAGCAAATTTAAAGTCGAAATTTGTGCTGATCTCGTTTAACTCAGAGGGCTTTATCAATCAAGATGAATTTGATAAAAATTTAAACAAAATAGGCAAAGTTCAACTAATGCGCCAAAAGTATAACGCCTACCGCGGCAGTAGAAATTTAAAAGCTAGAAACATCCACGTAGACGAGCTTCTTTACGTTTTACAAAAGTAA
- the luxS gene encoding S-ribosylhomocysteine lyase, translating into MPLLDSFCVDHVKMQAPGVRLAKSMKTPKGDDISVFDLRFCKPNEEILPEKGIHTLEHLFAGFMRNHLNGNGVEIIDISPMGCRTGFYMSVIGTPSEEAVKNAWLASMKDILEVKTQDQIPELNKFQCGTYKMHSLDEAHAIANKILSQGLVIINNEEIKLDLDAMGLKKH; encoded by the coding sequence ATGCCACTACTTGATAGTTTTTGTGTAGATCATGTAAAAATGCAAGCCCCAGGAGTAAGACTAGCAAAAAGTATGAAAACGCCAAAGGGCGATGATATCAGCGTTTTTGACTTGAGATTTTGCAAGCCAAATGAGGAAATTTTGCCAGAAAAAGGCATCCACACTTTAGAGCACCTTTTTGCTGGTTTTATGAGAAACCACCTAAATGGCAATGGCGTTGAGATTATAGATATCTCTCCGATGGGCTGTAGGACCGGCTTTTATATGAGTGTGATCGGCACACCTAGCGAAGAAGCCGTTAAAAACGCTTGGTTAGCTTCGATGAAAGATATATTAGAGGTAAAAACTCAAGATCAAATTCCAGAGCTAAATAAATTTCAATGCGGCACTTACAAGATGCACTCTCTTGATGAGGCACACGCCATAGCAAATAAAATTCTATCCCAAGGTCTAGTCATCATAAATAATGAAGAGATCAAGCTTGATCTTGATGCTATGGGACTAAAAAAGCACTGA